Below is a window of uncultured Cohaesibacter sp. DNA.
AAAATGGTATTATCGATGCGGGCGCGCAAGGCACTCTGGACAATCAGCAATTGACGTCTCTGGTCTCGCAGCTTGGCACCGTGACCACCGAACTTGCCGACTCCAAGGCGCGCTATGATCAGGCGCTCAAGGATGGGGTGCCGGGCAGTGCAAGATCCACACAGGCCGGTGAATTCGCCAATCTTGATCAATTGATGCAGGAACAGGATCGCCTGCGTCGGGAAGCTGCCGAACTGAGCCAGACTTTGGGCAAACGCCATCCGCGCATGCTGGCAAACCGTGAGCAGCAATCGATCATTGCGGGGCAAATTGCCACAGAACGCAAACGTCTGGTGGAACGCGCCAAGCAGGATTATGAGACAACCCTCGCCAAGAAGCAGGCGCTGGAAGGCCAGCTTGCCGATTTGCGTCAGCGCTCGATTTCTCTCAATAAGGCTATGGTCGAACTGGATAATCTGGAAAGGGAGGCAAACGCCAACCGAAATCTGTATGAGCAGTTTCTGGCCCGATACAAGATCACCGACGAGCAGTCCCAGTTCAATTTCAGCGAAGCCCGCATTGTTTCGAAGGCACCGGTGCCGATCAAGTCAACCAAGCCTTCGATCAAGCTGGTTGGTGTTGCTCTGCTCGCTCTGGGGTTGATTTGCGGGGTGCTGGTGGCTTTGGTGCGGGCAGCATTTGCCATCCCTGAATATCGCCAGCCCGAGGCCGACATGTCCGGTCGTCGCAACACTGGCGCGCTCAAGGAGGAGGAAACTCCGGACGAAACAGCGAAAAAGCAAGATGTTAAAGCGCGTGACGACATGCCTGCCTTTGCCAAGAAACGGGCTCCGGTTATCAAGGATATCCCGAACGGGCCCGATCTTGGCAAGAGTGCTTATCAGTCTGTTCGTACCAAGGGAGCGGCCAAACCTTCTGCGAATGATAAAAGTCCGCTTTTCGCCTCTCAAGATGCACCCAAGATTGAACTGCCTTCTCCAACGGTCGGCGCTTCGCTCAAAGCTGATGCTGCAAAAGGAGTGGAGGCAAAAGGCAAGAAAGAAGGCAAGAAAGAAGGCTTCGGGGAAAGCCTGAAGGACGAAACCGGCCTTCTTGCTACTGCCGCAGCAAGTGCTGTCGCCCTCAAGAAAACCGAGATAGACGAAGGTTCTGCCGGACCGAAAGACTTGCCCGAACCCGAACAGGGCGAGCTGGCAATTGACGCCCCGGCGCGCGGTCCTGTTGCAGACAGCGCCTTGGCTGCTGGTGAAGACGCTGAGCGTGCCGAGCATGTTGAAGCCGAGCAGGTCGAAAATGACGAAAATGATGAGCTTGACGACAAGGAAAAGAAATTGGACAGCGGCAAGGATCCGGTGGTCATTCGTCTGCCGCAGCTCGCTGCCAGCGCTGATGGCGAGACCGATCTGCCGTCCGGGCCGGAGATCTCGACTTTCTTTGATAGCCTGAATGATTTTGTCAAGGACAAGGGCAACAACGATAGCACGAGCATGCTGGTAACCTCTGCCCAGCCGGGACAGGGCCTTGAAGCGGCAACCAGGCTGGTGACGCATTTTGCGGTCGATGCCGGTTACCGTCCTGTCGTTCTGTCCTTGCAGCAACAGCCCAAAGCCCGCATGCAGGTGGGGGGATCGGCATCGGCTGTGCCGGAAACGGCCAAGGTCGAGCAATTTGAAACCCATGATTTCATTCCCTTTGTCGGCGGGGCAGGCCTCTCGGACGCTCAAGGGCTCAATCTTGCTCTTGCCGAGGAACTGGCCAACCTGATCGAGCTTTGTTGCGAGACCTACGGCTTCGTGATTGTTGAGGCCAAGCAGATATTGACCCCCAATTCGCTGGAAGATCTGATTGATCTGGTGGACGATGCGCTGTTGGTTCTGGAATGCGACGATTTGAACGAGAGCGAACTTGCCGACTGGTGCGAATGGGCCGGAGAAACGGGTGTCGGGCTGCTTCTGGACCAAACCCAAAGTTAAGCTTTTTCTGATATTGGACCTCTGGGAGAGAAGTGCGCCGTCCTCGGGGGACATAATGAAAGATATTCAGCAGATTACGGTTGGGGGCTTGCCCATCGCGGTGGAAGATTGCGATGGTGCCGCGCGCACCATGCTTGACTTCGCCATTGCAAGTCGCGGCAGGGAGCATCGACCGCTATATGTAACCTCCGCCAATGGGCAAGTGCTGTCCATGTGCGCCAGCAATGAGGAGATCAGGAGCCTTTTTCTAAAGGCCGATCTCATTCATGCCGATGGCACGCCGCTGGTCAAGGCTTCCAGATTCCTCGCAAGACAGCCGCTTCCCGAGCGCGTGGCCACAACAGATCTGGTGCATAATGCCGCCCGTCTTGCCCAGCAGGAAGGGGCGACTTTCTTCTTTCTCGGAGCAACGCAAGAGGGCATAGAGCGCGCCGCGGAAAATATGAAACGCCTATATCCGAAGCTGAGAATTGCCGGCTATCGCAATGGATATGTCAAACCGGAGGAAGAAGCCGAGGTGATCGCAGAGATCAATGCGGTGAAACCCGATATTCTCTGGATCGGCATGGGGGTGCCGCTGGAACAAAGATTCGTCGCTCGCAATCTGGACAAGTTGACCGGTGTTGGCGTGATCAAGACGTCCGGGGGGCTGTTTGACTTTCTTTCAGGCAAAAATGCCCGCGCACCACAATGGATGCAGGATGCCGGTCTTGAATGGGCCTACCGGATCTATCAGGAGCCGGGTAGGCTGTTCTGGCGTTATCTGACCACCAATCCTCATGCCCTCTGGTTGTTGCTGACACGCACGCGCTGACAAAAGGGAGCTGTCGACTGCCATGACAATGCGCCAAACAAAAGTTCAGACAAAAGTTGAGACCCGATTTCAGGCCCGATTTCAGATCCAGCGCCATTCTCATTCCCACTCTCTGTTCAAGATGTTAATGCGGGCGCTTGCTCTTTGCCTGTTGCCCCTGGCAGGCCTGCCCGCTCATGCTGGGGAACCGTTGCCTGCCGGTTTGAGCAATTGTCAGGCTTCTTTCCCTCTTGCCAGAGATGGGGCGGATCAAAAGCTTGCCCGTGGCTTCAATCTGCCAAACTGGGATCCCGCCTATTCCGGTTACAAGCCCGATGACAGTCTCCTCGGCCAGCTCAATGCGCTCGGATTTACCCATATCAGATTGCCCGTGCCTGCCGAGCGGTTCATGGAGACATTTTCAACGCCCGAGCAAATTTCCGCCTACTCTGCGGCTCTGGACGCCGAAGTGACCCGACTAGTCGGGCTTGACTATGCGGTCAGCATCGATCTGCATCCCTCCAGCCCCTTCCAGCACCTGCATATGCAGCAGCCGGAGAAGGGGCTTGCGCTGTTGCTTGATGCATGGGACCGGATTGCCGCGCTGAGCGTGCAATGGCCACGGGAGCTTGTCTATTTTGAATTGCTCAATGAACCGGCTCCGAGCCAATCTGTCTGGTGGCCACAGGCGCAAAAACTGGTCACGCATCTGAATGCGACTGAGCCGGGGCGAAAGCTTGTTGTCGGGCCTGCGGTTTTCCAGCGCAGCGAGATTCTGGCAGCCTCCGAGCCTCTGGTCGGCGAGGGGCTCGTCTATGCCATTCACTATTATGACCCCATGGTTTTTACCCATCAGGCCATGACATGGATGCCACAAAGTCCGCTGGCCTTGATCAGTCATGTGCCATTCCCAGCCGATGCCAGCTCGCCGCTGCTTATCAAGCAGGTCGAAAAGCTCAAGGCCGCGGGCATGTCTGACGCTGCTGAGCGGATGCTTGAAAGCTATCGCGATGGCTGGAACGCAGAGCGCATTGCCGCCGCTCTGGCAGAGGTTGGCAAATGGTCACGAGATCACAAGCTCCCCGTCATCATCAATGAATTCGGCACCTTGACCTTCGCGGTCGATCCACATGCTCGGGCGGAATGGCTGCGTGCAGTACGCACCGCCGCCGAGCAGAATTGCCTTGGCTGGACCCATTGGGATTTCTCCGATGGTTTCATGATGGTGAACCCTGAAACAACTCTGCCAGACCCTCTGGTCCTTGATGCCCTTTTGCCGCAATCCTGAGGCGGTAAAGTCAGCCAAGGGCGGGTAATGTCGCGCCTTGTTGCAAGCAGAGGGCGCTGGCAAAACAATTACGGTCTTGCGTGTGCGAATTCGATGGCAAGTCTTGAGTCAGCGTGACGAACCTTCTATGCTGTTTCGAACATTGGCAGATATTCGCAAGAAATCGCTTTTCATTTCCAGTCCAGATGCGTCCCGGTTCGGGTCGCTGCAATTATCCAGGAAGTTTACGATCAATGGTAATCAGACTGCATCAGGGAGATCTTCCCAATCTAAACCACTATGACAACATCTCTGCAGTCGCAATTGATACCGAAACGATGGGGCTTCACCCCCACCGCGACAGGCTTTGTCTGGTGCAGCTTTCTCCCGGCGATGGCAGCGCCGATCTGGTGCAGATTGCCAAGGGACAGAAGGAAGCGCCCAATCTTTGCACCCTTCTTGGCAATGACAAGATCACCAAGATTTTCCACTATGCCCGCTTTGACATCGCGGTTCTCTATCACACATTCGGCGTCATGCCCGAGCCGGTTTTCTGCACCAAAATTGCGTCCAAACTGACCCGGACCTACACGGATCGCCATGGCCTGAAAGACGTTTGCCGCGAATTTCTCGATATCGACATTTCCAAGCAGCAGCAAAGCTCGGATTGGGGCGCGGACATGCTGAGCGAGGCACAGAAGAAATATGCCGCGACCGATGTTTTGCATCTGCATGGTTTGATGGGCATTTTCCGCGCTCGTTTGTCGCGCGAGGGCCGCAAGGAGATGGCGCAATCCTGCTTTGATTTTCTGCCGACCCGTGCCAAGCTGGATCTGGCTGGCTGGGACGAAACCGATATCTTTGCGCATAGCTGAATATGTGAGCGAGGATAATGGGTAAGAGCCAAGTTTTGGCCAAAAAGCTTTGATGAGAAGGCTTTGGTCTGAAGGTCTTGGCCACGAATATCTGGCCCGAATAAATTGGCCCGGAAAGAATGGCCCAAAATAGTGGCCCAAAATAGTGGCCAAGGGAGCTGAAGGCGGAAAGCCGGACTGGCTCCCTTCGTCATTTGAAACGAGCCCTCTAGTCAGCGCCGAAGTGATCGGCAAGCTGACAATGGGGCAGGTGACAAGAAAAGCGCGAGCTTAATTTCGCCTTTTTCCTTTGTAGAGATTGAACGCCGGTGATCGAGCCCCCAATTCTCCAGCAGGGAGAGGCTATGAAACCGCGCGGTGTGCAGAAGCGTTAAGCCTGCCTTTGTTGGATGGAAGACAATGAGAGACAGGACAGATCCGGACAGCGGCGCATCAAAAGCGCACCAACAAGAAGATGGATCTCCATCCGAAATGTCGCAAGATGACGTTGCTGTGACAGACGCTGATGCCACACAAGACGAGCGGCATGGACCGCGCATCATTTCCACTGAAGAGCAAAAGAAGGCCTTTCGTCGGGCGCAACGTCATTCCAGACGGGTCTTTGTGCTCAAATGGAGCCTGCCGATCATCGCCCTTGCCATCATCGGGGGCTTTGTGGGCTGGGTCAGCAAAAACAAGCCTGCAGATACCACCGTAGAAATTCAGCTTGAGGATGACAGCCTCAAGCAGGATGAGCTGGTCATGCAGAATCCGAATTTGAACGGTTATACCGATGGTCGCGCCTATGAAGTGGCTGCTGACAAGGCCAGCCAGAAGGTTGAAACGCCCAACGTGATCAATCTTGATAATGTGAAAGCCCGCATCACCGATGACAAGCAGGAATGGGTTACCATTGACGCGAATACCGGCGTTTTCGATCAGCAGGCCGAAACCCTCGGTCTGGATGGCGAGGTGAAGGTGGATTCTTCTCTCGGCTATAAACTCAATACCGAAAAGGTTGCTGTCGATATGCCCAAGGGATATATGGAGACCCTCAGTCCGGTCAACATCGCCTCCCGCGATATCCGGCTGTCGGCCAATCGCCTTGAGGCCATCGACAATGGCGAGCAATTCCGCTTCAGTGGCAATGTGCGCCTTTTCATTGATGCGGCCCTGCTCAACAAATCTTCGGCTCAGTCCCAAGACAATCAGGAATCAGCTCCCCGGCAAGAGGACGAAATACAATGAACCCTGTCGTTTCTCTTAAAGATCGGAAAAAGGCCTCGGGCCGTGATGCCCATCTGTCTGGTCGCCTCATCAGGATCTGTATCCTGTTCTGCGCCGGCTTTCTTCTGGCCACGGGCGGGATGATGATGACGTCTCCCGTTCATGCGCAAGGCATGGCCGATGTGGCATCGGGCCTGCGGACAGACCCTGATGCGCCTATTGAAATCGAATCCGATCAGCTCGATATCTATGACAAGAAGAAAATTGCCATTTTCAAGGGCAGCGTTTGGGCGCGGCAGGGCGAGACCACCCTGAGAACCGAAACCCTGACGATTCATTATTCAGGAGGAGGTGCGGGAACCGCCCAGTCCATCACGCGCCTAGAAGCGCATGGCGGTGTGACTGTCAGTCAGAAAGACCAGAAGGCGACCGGCTCAACGGCATCGGTCGATATGACCTCGGAGGTGATTGTGCTCAGTGGCAATGTTGTCCTCACTCAGGGCAAGAATGTTCTGCGCGGCTCAAAGCTGACAATCAACATGCGCTCCGGCGCCGCCCGACTTGCCGCCGCCAACCAGAGTTCGGCTGGCAAGAAAAGCAATTCCGGTCGCGTGCAAGGATTGTTTATCCCTAACAGGAAACCAAAAAACTAGGCTCTCGAAGGCAAAGTTACTCGACAATCAGGGCGATTGCATTTAAGAGCAATCGAGCATGATGCCTATGCTTGCCTCGGCCAGATTGCCTGCCATATGCCATGGCAAGCGGGGTTTGCCTTGGTTGGATTTTGTTCATTTCGCAACAGAAATGAGTAACGCGGAGCAAAAAACATCACTGCTGGTCCGGTTGGATTGGCAACGAGAATATAAAAACAAACGCCGCCTCGCGGCACTAGAAGTCAGGTGCGCATCTGTCCATGCAGCAAATCGATCATTCTTCGCCTCTTGATGAGACAGAAAATCAGTCCGATCCGTTCGATCCGCTCGAGCAGGATGGTCTGGGCTGGATGGTCGTTCACGATATCGGCAAGAGCTACAAGCGACGCACGGTGGTTACATCTGCCTCTCTGGCTGTCAAGCGCGGTGAAGCGGTTGGCCTGCTCGGGCCGAACGGAGCGGGCAAGACCACGATCTTTTATATGATTACCGGTCTGGTTCGCCCGGACAAGGGCTATATCTCCCTTGATGGTTTCGATATCACCAGATTGCCGATGTATCGGCGCGCCCGGCTCGGCATTGGTTACCTGCCGCAGGAAGCCTCTATTTTTCGAGGCCTGAATGTGGAAGAGAATATCATGGCCGTTCTCGAACTGGTCGAGCCCAAGCGCAAGAAGCGCAAGCAGCAACTGGATCAGTTGCTAGAGGAATTCTCCATCACGCATCTGCGCAAATCCATGGCAATTGCCCTGTCGGGTGGTGAACGGCGGCGTCTGGAAATCGCCCGCGCTCTGGCCTCTCGCCCATCCTTCATGCTGCTTGATGAGCCTTTTGCCGGTGTTGACCCCATCGCCGTTGGCGACATTCAACAACTGGTACGCCATTTGACCGCGCGCGGGATTGGAGTTCTGATCACGGACCATAATGTGCGAGAAACGCTCAGTCTGATTGATCGCGCCTATATCATTCATTCAGGCAATGTGCTGACCAACGGCACACCAGATGAAATCATTGCGAACCCGGATGTGCGCCGACTTTATCTTGGCGAGAGTTTCTCCATGTAAGCCCATAATGGCGCGCCAATAATGATAGGCGGAGAATGAGAATTCGCTTCCTTGATGGTTGCTTTGCCAATGAGGGCTTGAACTTTCAGGAAATTGCCAAATAATTGATCAATGACTATAAGCGAGGCAGCCTTCAGGCTTGAGCTTTTTCGGTCATGCACATAATTCAGAGGATAAGCTTTTGATGAATTTCTATTTTTCATCAGACAGCAGATTTGAATTGTGCAAAAGGGTATAACCCTGCTATAGCTTACAAGCAAGACTTGTACCAATTCGCCTTATTGGGACTAATAAATTGGTGCCAGAAATATGGCGATTGACGACACCCGGCCCAAGCCGAGCAGGTGTGGCATAATGTTTCAGGATACATCCAAGCTTTCAGGCAGGGGGCGGATGGGTGTTCCGGTCGCAACAAGTTGAACAGGGACGGATAGCTGCTGCTGCCCAAAATGGGTCGCGGGGCTCAGGTGAGGACAGACAAGCACATGGCTTTGACACCAAGACTGGATATGCGCCAGAGCCAATCGCTGGTGATGACGCCGCAGCTGATGCAGGCCATTCAGCTGTTGCAGATGTCCAATCTCGATCTCGTCGCCTATGTCCAGCAAGAGCTTGAAAGCAACCCGCTGCTGGAAACAGCCTCCGATGATTATCCCGCTGATGCATCCTCTTCCAATTCCTCCAATGAAAGGCTTGAGCAAGGCGGAGGGCAGGATCAGAGCGCCGATGGCGGTGACAATGATACCCGTGCCGATAGTTTTGACGAGGGTGTTGCCGATACGGATTTGTCGGAGCAGTTTTCCGGCGAAAATCCCGAGCAGATGGACGCGATTTCCAACGATCTTGATGCGCGGCTTGATAATGTCTTCCCCGACGACAACGGCCCGCAGGAGCAAGCCGGACCGAGTCTGAATGACCCATGGATGTCAACGCCGATGCGCGATGGCGGGGCCAATCCCGACTATGATCTGGAATCGGTGCTGGCAGGCGAAATCTCCCTTGCCGATCATCTCGAACAGCAGATGATGACGGCGATTGCCGATGAGCGCAAACGGATCATCGGTCAGTTTCTGATCAACGAACTGGACGAATTCGGCTATCTGCAAACTGATCTGGCCATGGTTGCCAATCGGCTTGGCGTCGATGAAGCCGAAGTTGCCGGAGTTCTGGAGATTTTGCAGGGCTTCGAGCCTGCAGGTGTTTTTGCCCGGTCACTGTCGGAATGTCTGGCTCTCCAGCTCAAGGATCTCAATCGCTACGATCCGGCCATTGCTGTGCTGCTGGACAATCTGGAGCTTCTGGCCAAACGCGATTTTGTTGCCCTGCGCAAGCTCTGCGCGGTTGATGATGATGATCTGGCCGACATGATCCGCGAGATCAAGGCGCTCAATCCGCGCCCGGGCAGCGCCTTCGGGCATCTGACGGTTCAGCCCGTGGTTCCTGATGTGTTTGTGCGACAGGCCTCCGATGGCAGTTGGCGGCTTGAGCTGAACAGCGAAACCCTGCCACGGGTGCTGGTCAATCGCAGCTATTACGCCCAGATCAATGAAACGGCGGCAGGCAAGAAGGAAAAGGAATTTCTGGTCGATTGCCTGCAAAGCGCCAACTGGCTGGTCAAGAGCCTTGATCAGCGCGCCCAGACGATCCTCAAGGTGGCAACCGAAATCGTCAAGCAGCAGGATGCTTTCTTTGCCTATGGGGTGACCCATCTCAAGCCGCTCAATCTGCGCACCATTGCCGACGCCATCCAGATGCATGAGAGCACCGTCAGTCGCGTCACGTCGAACAAATATATCGCCACCAATCGCGGCACCTTCGAGATGAAATATTTCTTCACCTCAGCCATCTCCGCCATATCGGGAGGGGACAGCCACTCGGCCGAGGCGGTCAAGCACCGTATTCGTCAGGCCATTGACGAGGAGGCCGCCGATCGCGTTCTGTCCGATGATGCACTGGTCAAGCTGTTGCGCGATTCCGGCATCGACATCGCCCGCCGCACCGTCGCGAAATATCGCGAAGCCATGCATATTCCCTCCTCCGTACAGCGGCGGCGCGAGAAGAAGGCGGCGCGCGGCTA
It encodes the following:
- a CDS encoding GumC family protein; translation: MFGRKNKKSDLDWQPGDNPDAADVAPTSTRGAVMADLRQDEKPQEPDAPVYQIPAGSSDVWSGLVHPRSIMRFMRKQFLLITAVTMLVVVAGLATYIMLPSKYAAKALVLVDPRQPRVTDNDTVMSGIGGDAAALTSYVQIMKSDGFLAKVVEELGAKYDPEYAKAKSQTALVAMFRGNVEADRQGATYIVEINAKSRDKEFAAKYANGIAEAFVRDQKDYRSNANEEAARWLSERLKLLHSNLNASEEAVAAFRAKNGIIDAGAQGTLDNQQLTSLVSQLGTVTTELADSKARYDQALKDGVPGSARSTQAGEFANLDQLMQEQDRLRREAAELSQTLGKRHPRMLANREQQSIIAGQIATERKRLVERAKQDYETTLAKKQALEGQLADLRQRSISLNKAMVELDNLEREANANRNLYEQFLARYKITDEQSQFNFSEARIVSKAPVPIKSTKPSIKLVGVALLALGLICGVLVALVRAAFAIPEYRQPEADMSGRRNTGALKEEETPDETAKKQDVKARDDMPAFAKKRAPVIKDIPNGPDLGKSAYQSVRTKGAAKPSANDKSPLFASQDAPKIELPSPTVGASLKADAAKGVEAKGKKEGKKEGFGESLKDETGLLATAAASAVALKKTEIDEGSAGPKDLPEPEQGELAIDAPARGPVADSALAAGEDAERAEHVEAEQVENDENDELDDKEKKLDSGKDPVVIRLPQLAASADGETDLPSGPEISTFFDSLNDFVKDKGNNDSTSMLVTSAQPGQGLEAATRLVTHFAVDAGYRPVVLSLQQQPKARMQVGGSASAVPETAKVEQFETHDFIPFVGGAGLSDAQGLNLALAEELANLIELCCETYGFVIVEAKQILTPNSLEDLIDLVDDALLVLECDDLNESELADWCEWAGETGVGLLLDQTQS
- a CDS encoding WecB/TagA/CpsF family glycosyltransferase codes for the protein MKDIQQITVGGLPIAVEDCDGAARTMLDFAIASRGREHRPLYVTSANGQVLSMCASNEEIRSLFLKADLIHADGTPLVKASRFLARQPLPERVATTDLVHNAARLAQQEGATFFFLGATQEGIERAAENMKRLYPKLRIAGYRNGYVKPEEEAEVIAEINAVKPDILWIGMGVPLEQRFVARNLDKLTGVGVIKTSGGLFDFLSGKNARAPQWMQDAGLEWAYRIYQEPGRLFWRYLTTNPHALWLLLTRTR
- a CDS encoding cellulase family glycosylhydrolase, with translation MPAGLSNCQASFPLARDGADQKLARGFNLPNWDPAYSGYKPDDSLLGQLNALGFTHIRLPVPAERFMETFSTPEQISAYSAALDAEVTRLVGLDYAVSIDLHPSSPFQHLHMQQPEKGLALLLDAWDRIAALSVQWPRELVYFELLNEPAPSQSVWWPQAQKLVTHLNATEPGRKLVVGPAVFQRSEILAASEPLVGEGLVYAIHYYDPMVFTHQAMTWMPQSPLALISHVPFPADASSPLLIKQVEKLKAAGMSDAAERMLESYRDGWNAERIAAALAEVGKWSRDHKLPVIINEFGTLTFAVDPHARAEWLRAVRTAAEQNCLGWTHWDFSDGFMMVNPETTLPDPLVLDALLPQS
- a CDS encoding ribonuclease D; the encoded protein is MVIRLHQGDLPNLNHYDNISAVAIDTETMGLHPHRDRLCLVQLSPGDGSADLVQIAKGQKEAPNLCTLLGNDKITKIFHYARFDIAVLYHTFGVMPEPVFCTKIASKLTRTYTDRHGLKDVCREFLDIDISKQQQSSDWGADMLSEAQKKYAATDVLHLHGLMGIFRARLSREGRKEMAQSCFDFLPTRAKLDLAGWDETDIFAHS
- the lptC gene encoding LPS export ABC transporter periplasmic protein LptC, whose product is MSQDDVAVTDADATQDERHGPRIISTEEQKKAFRRAQRHSRRVFVLKWSLPIIALAIIGGFVGWVSKNKPADTTVEIQLEDDSLKQDELVMQNPNLNGYTDGRAYEVAADKASQKVETPNVINLDNVKARITDDKQEWVTIDANTGVFDQQAETLGLDGEVKVDSSLGYKLNTEKVAVDMPKGYMETLSPVNIASRDIRLSANRLEAIDNGEQFRFSGNVRLFIDAALLNKSSAQSQDNQESAPRQEDEIQ
- a CDS encoding LptA/OstA family protein, with amino-acid sequence MNPVVSLKDRKKASGRDAHLSGRLIRICILFCAGFLLATGGMMMTSPVHAQGMADVASGLRTDPDAPIEIESDQLDIYDKKKIAIFKGSVWARQGETTLRTETLTIHYSGGGAGTAQSITRLEAHGGVTVSQKDQKATGSTASVDMTSEVIVLSGNVVLTQGKNVLRGSKLTINMRSGAARLAAANQSSAGKKSNSGRVQGLFIPNRKPKN
- the lptB gene encoding LPS export ABC transporter ATP-binding protein yields the protein MQQIDHSSPLDETENQSDPFDPLEQDGLGWMVVHDIGKSYKRRTVVTSASLAVKRGEAVGLLGPNGAGKTTIFYMITGLVRPDKGYISLDGFDITRLPMYRRARLGIGYLPQEASIFRGLNVEENIMAVLELVEPKRKKRKQQLDQLLEEFSITHLRKSMAIALSGGERRRLEIARALASRPSFMLLDEPFAGVDPIAVGDIQQLVRHLTARGIGVLITDHNVRETLSLIDRAYIIHSGNVLTNGTPDEIIANPDVRRLYLGESFSM
- the rpoN gene encoding RNA polymerase factor sigma-54; protein product: MALTPRLDMRQSQSLVMTPQLMQAIQLLQMSNLDLVAYVQQELESNPLLETASDDYPADASSSNSSNERLEQGGGQDQSADGGDNDTRADSFDEGVADTDLSEQFSGENPEQMDAISNDLDARLDNVFPDDNGPQEQAGPSLNDPWMSTPMRDGGANPDYDLESVLAGEISLADHLEQQMMTAIADERKRIIGQFLINELDEFGYLQTDLAMVANRLGVDEAEVAGVLEILQGFEPAGVFARSLSECLALQLKDLNRYDPAIAVLLDNLELLAKRDFVALRKLCAVDDDDLADMIREIKALNPRPGSAFGHLTVQPVVPDVFVRQASDGSWRLELNSETLPRVLVNRSYYAQINETAAGKKEKEFLVDCLQSANWLVKSLDQRAQTILKVATEIVKQQDAFFAYGVTHLKPLNLRTIADAIQMHESTVSRVTSNKYIATNRGTFEMKYFFTSAISAISGGDSHSAEAVKHRIRQAIDEEAADRVLSDDALVKLLRDSGIDIARRTVAKYREAMHIPSSVQRRREKKAARG